Proteins encoded together in one Passer domesticus isolate bPasDom1 chromosome 6, bPasDom1.hap1, whole genome shotgun sequence window:
- the GREM1 gene encoding gremlin-1 yields MVRTLYAIGALFLLMGFLLPAAEGRKRNRGSQGAIPPPVKDQPNDSEQMQTQQQSGSRHRERGKGTSMPAEEVLESSQEALHITERKYLKRDWCKTQPLKQTIHEEGCNSRTIINRFCYGQCNSFYIPRHVRKEEGSFQSCSFCKPKKFTTMTVTLNCPELQPPRKKKRITRVKECRCISIDLD; encoded by the coding sequence ATGGTCCGCACACTGTATGCCATCGGTGCCTTGTTTCTTCTGATGGGatttctgctgccagcagccgAAGGGAGAAAGAGGAATCGTGGATCTCAAGGTGCTATCCCTCCTCCCGTCAAGGATCAGCCCAATGATTCGGAGCAaatgcagacacagcagcagtcAGGCTCCAGGCATCGAGAGCGGGGAAAAGGCACCTCCATGCCTGCTGAAGAGGTGCTGGAGTCCAGCCAGGAGGCATTGCACATCACTGAGCGCAAGTACCTGAAGCGGGATTGGTGTAAAACCCAGCCCCTCAAACAAACTATCCACGAAGAAGGCTGCAACAGTCGTACCATTATCAACAGGTTCTGCTATGGCCAGTGCAATTCCTTCTATATCCCCAGGCATGTCCGTAAAGAAGAAGGCTCCTTCCAGTCTTGTTCCTTCTGCAAGCCCAAGAAATTCACCACTATGACTGTAACACTCAATTGCCCCGAGCTTCAGCccccaagaaagaaaaaaagaatcacCCGAGTTAAGGAGTGCCGGTGTATATCTATTGACTTGGACTAA